One Paroedura picta isolate Pp20150507F chromosome 3, Ppicta_v3.0, whole genome shotgun sequence genomic window carries:
- the LOC143833710 gene encoding afadin- and alpha-actinin-binding protein-like isoform X4 has product MPQEQFHPMARAGGGSFRNSLRAGKLTCLFRWRSLGCMRDRFGCPRPGRVEEWSPGSPQLSWEPRQLKELGALGLPALYQEDGSGADLERGFSLLALVNGTCGLLNLYRSLSAKLGDMEAEEIRRAGELEYLRTRHAKLKDQVEICKKEIVAVQNKEQQLQSRNKELNTLLRGEKDEIAKLSSALASRATQHLHDMKRKEQELTRLKEKMSQLVTEKKDRRGTIEILNVLTRPDGKRSTWKTGKSLGKKEEELYRVQLARQEQREQGLALENDRLKQLLTQVGRDVQQLMGTDGLAQCAEQNFPCEAFQEQWSRFRNVVEASSSLLPQPGNAQDPPFPSLTEPHKETLKLKEETEQRNSLASHLQQFFQEQLDAMASAELPTHLKGSCFLEEWHQLEEERAMLEEQRRAFEGERKNFTEAAIRLGREDSVGACDSLPLEQKLQFEEEKALVLKQEFLRSLPRLEIRDPKRRLSAPVAAREPDCLPSRRRRSQPVRTPYPPVVLTPGRTPLALFRTQPWQFASNPSTPARAEWHRQTAQPPSNRPLSSPRLSQRTRQDASCQTELAVEVDSEDDLLDYSTESSFLGCHVIGIQEYL; this is encoded by the exons ATGCCCCAGGAGCAGTTCCATCCAATGgctagggctgggggggggagctttagaaACTCCTTAAGGGCAGGTAAGCTCACCTGTTTGTTCCGTTGGAGGAGTCTGGGTTGCATGAGGGACAG GTTTGGGTGCCCCCGTCCCGGTCGAGTGGAAGAATGGAGTCCTGGCTCTccccagctctcctgggagccaaGACAGCTGAAG GAACTGGGGGCCCTGGGGCTGCCTGCCCTCTACCAGGAGGACGGCTCCGGAGCAGATCTGGAGCGTGGCTTCAGCCTGCTGGCGCTGGTGAACGGCACCTGCGGGCTGCTGAATCTCTACCGAAGCCTTTCAGCCAAGCTGGGGGACATGGAGGCGGAGGAGATCCGGCGGGCCGGGGAGCTGGAGTACCTGCGGACCCGACATGCGAAACTCAAG GACCAGGTGGAAATCTGCAAGAAGGAAATTGTGGCCGTGCAGAATAAAGAGCAGCAGCTACAGAGCAGAAACAAGGAGCTGAACACCTTGCTGAGGGGAGAGAAGGACGAG ATCGCCAAACTCTCCAGTGCCCTGGCCAGCCGAGCGACCCAACACCTCCACGACATGAAGAGGAAGGAGCAGGAGCTGACCAGGCTGAAGGAGAAGATGAGCCAGCTGGTGACCGAGAAGAAGGACCGGAGAGGGA CGATCGAAATCCTCAACGTCTTGACCCGTCCCGACGGCAAGAGGTCAACCTGGAAAACCGGGAAATCTCTTGGCAA gaaggaggaggagctctACCGTGTCCAGCTGGCCAGGCAAGAGCAACGGGAACAGGGGCTGGCCCTGGAGAATGACCGCCTGAAGCAGCTGCTGACCCAAGTGGGCCGGGATGTGCAGCAGCTGATGGGCACCGATGGCCTTGCCCAG TGTGCAGAGCAAAACTTCCCCTGTGAGGCCTTCCAGGAGCAGTGGAGTCGATTCCGAAATG TTGTGGAAGCCTCCAgttctctcctgccccagccTGGGAATGCGCAAGacccccctttccccagcctcACTGAGCCCCACAAGGAGACCCTGAAGCTGAAGGAAGAGACTGAGCAGAGGAACTCTCTGGCTTCCCATCTGCAGCAATTCTTCCAG GAGCAACTGGACGCCATGGCCAGCGCAGAGCTGCCCACTCACCTGAAAGGCTCCTGTTTCCTGGAGGAGTGGCACCAGCTGGAGGAAGAGCGGGCCATGCTGGAGGAGCAGAGGCGGGCCTTCGAAGGGGAGCGCAAGAACTTCACGGAAGCGGCCATTCGGCTCGGGCGGGAG GATTCAGTTGGCGCCTGCGATTCTCTTCCCCTCGAACAGAAGCTGCAGTTTGAGGAAGAGAAGGCCCTTGTTTTGAAGCAGGAGTTCTTGCGTTCCTTGCCGAGGCTAGAAATCCGAGACCCCAAGCGGCGACTTTCGGCCCCCGTCGCTGCCAGAG AGCCTGACTGCTTGCCCAGCCGGAGGAGGCGGTCCCAGCCTGTCCGCACCCCTTACCCCCCAGTCGTCCTCACGCCAGGCCGCACCCCGCTGGCACTCTTCAGGACCCAGCCCTGGCAGTTCGCCTCCAACCCCAGCACTCCTGCCAGGGCAGAGTGGCACAGGCAGACAGCACAACCGCCATCCAACAG
- the LOC143833710 gene encoding afadin- and alpha-actinin-binding protein-like isoform X1: MGVGRQDGAVTGLFACCLGDVPEGHESLFVSLLVFQVWVPPSRSSGRMESWLSPALLGAKTAEELSATFLAPEAAGLSQSPALGRGLPPLSCSPDLPAGLGEMGRRDNLGSCISYLNAELGALGLPALYQEDGSGADLERGFSLLALVNGTCGLLNLYRSLSAKLGDMEAEEIRRAGELEYLRTRHAKLKDQVEICKKEIVAVQNKEQQLQSRNKELNTLLRGEKDEIAKLSSALASRATQHLHDMKRKEQELTRLKEKMSQLVTEKKDRRGTIEILNVLTRPDGKRSTWKTGKSLGKKEEELYRVQLARQEQREQGLALENDRLKQLLTQVGRDVQQLMGTDGLAQCAEQNFPCEAFQEQWSRFRNVVEASSSLLPQPGNAQDPPFPSLTEPHKETLKLKEETEQRNSLASHLQQFFQEQLDAMASAELPTHLKGSCFLEEWHQLEEERAMLEEQRRAFEGERKNFTEAAIRLGREDSVGACDSLPLEQKLQFEEEKALVLKQEFLRSLPRLEIRDPKRRLSAPVAAREPDCLPSRRRRSQPVRTPYPPVVLTPGRTPLALFRTQPWQFASNPSTPARAEWHRQTAQPPSNRPLSSPRLSQRTRQDASCQTELAVEVDSEDDLLDYSTESSFLGCHVIGIQEYL, encoded by the exons ATGGGCGTTGGGCGTCAGGATGGAGCCGTGACCGGCTTGTTTGCCTGCTGTTTGGGGGATGTCCCTGAAGGACACGAGAGTCTTTTCGTTTCTCTCCTTGTCTTTCAGGTTTGGGTGCCCCCGTCCCGGTCGAGTGGAAGAATGGAGTCCTGGCTCTccccagctctcctgggagccaaGACAGCTGAAG AGCTGTCAGCCACCTTCCTGGCCCCCGAGGCGGCTGGGCTCAGCCAGTCTCCCGCTCTGGGGAGGGGCCTGCCCCCGCTTAGTTGCTCCCCAGACCTCCCGGCTGGCCTTGGAGAGATGGGCAGGAGGGACAACTTGGGAAGCTGCATCTCCTACCTCAACGCG GAACTGGGGGCCCTGGGGCTGCCTGCCCTCTACCAGGAGGACGGCTCCGGAGCAGATCTGGAGCGTGGCTTCAGCCTGCTGGCGCTGGTGAACGGCACCTGCGGGCTGCTGAATCTCTACCGAAGCCTTTCAGCCAAGCTGGGGGACATGGAGGCGGAGGAGATCCGGCGGGCCGGGGAGCTGGAGTACCTGCGGACCCGACATGCGAAACTCAAG GACCAGGTGGAAATCTGCAAGAAGGAAATTGTGGCCGTGCAGAATAAAGAGCAGCAGCTACAGAGCAGAAACAAGGAGCTGAACACCTTGCTGAGGGGAGAGAAGGACGAG ATCGCCAAACTCTCCAGTGCCCTGGCCAGCCGAGCGACCCAACACCTCCACGACATGAAGAGGAAGGAGCAGGAGCTGACCAGGCTGAAGGAGAAGATGAGCCAGCTGGTGACCGAGAAGAAGGACCGGAGAGGGA CGATCGAAATCCTCAACGTCTTGACCCGTCCCGACGGCAAGAGGTCAACCTGGAAAACCGGGAAATCTCTTGGCAA gaaggaggaggagctctACCGTGTCCAGCTGGCCAGGCAAGAGCAACGGGAACAGGGGCTGGCCCTGGAGAATGACCGCCTGAAGCAGCTGCTGACCCAAGTGGGCCGGGATGTGCAGCAGCTGATGGGCACCGATGGCCTTGCCCAG TGTGCAGAGCAAAACTTCCCCTGTGAGGCCTTCCAGGAGCAGTGGAGTCGATTCCGAAATG TTGTGGAAGCCTCCAgttctctcctgccccagccTGGGAATGCGCAAGacccccctttccccagcctcACTGAGCCCCACAAGGAGACCCTGAAGCTGAAGGAAGAGACTGAGCAGAGGAACTCTCTGGCTTCCCATCTGCAGCAATTCTTCCAG GAGCAACTGGACGCCATGGCCAGCGCAGAGCTGCCCACTCACCTGAAAGGCTCCTGTTTCCTGGAGGAGTGGCACCAGCTGGAGGAAGAGCGGGCCATGCTGGAGGAGCAGAGGCGGGCCTTCGAAGGGGAGCGCAAGAACTTCACGGAAGCGGCCATTCGGCTCGGGCGGGAG GATTCAGTTGGCGCCTGCGATTCTCTTCCCCTCGAACAGAAGCTGCAGTTTGAGGAAGAGAAGGCCCTTGTTTTGAAGCAGGAGTTCTTGCGTTCCTTGCCGAGGCTAGAAATCCGAGACCCCAAGCGGCGACTTTCGGCCCCCGTCGCTGCCAGAG AGCCTGACTGCTTGCCCAGCCGGAGGAGGCGGTCCCAGCCTGTCCGCACCCCTTACCCCCCAGTCGTCCTCACGCCAGGCCGCACCCCGCTGGCACTCTTCAGGACCCAGCCCTGGCAGTTCGCCTCCAACCCCAGCACTCCTGCCAGGGCAGAGTGGCACAGGCAGACAGCACAACCGCCATCCAACAG
- the LOC143833710 gene encoding afadin- and alpha-actinin-binding protein-like isoform X2, whose translation MGVGRQDGAVTGLFACCLGDVPEGHESLFVSLLVFQVWVPPSRSSGRMESWLSPALLGAKTAEELSATFLAPEAAGLSQSPALGRGLPPLSCSPDLPAGLGEMGRRDNLGSCISYLNAELGALGLPALYQEDGSGADLERGFSLLALVNGTCGLLNLYRSLSAKLGDMEAEEIRRAGELEYLRTRHAKLKDQVEICKKEIVAVQNKEQQLQSRNKELNTLLRGEKDEIAKLSSALASRATQHLHDMKRKEQELTRLKEKMSQLVTEKKDRRGTIEILNVLTRPDGKRSTWKTGKSLGKKEEELYRVQLARQEQREQGLALENDRLKQLLTQVGRDVQQLMGTDGLAQCAEQNFPCEAFQEQWSRFRNVVEASSSLLPQPGNAQDPPFPSLTEPHKETLKLKEETEQRNSLASHLQQFFQEQLDAMASAELPTHLKGSCFLEEWHQLEEERAMLEEQRRAFEGERKNFTEAAIRLGREKLQFEEEKALVLKQEFLRSLPRLEIRDPKRRLSAPVAAREPDCLPSRRRRSQPVRTPYPPVVLTPGRTPLALFRTQPWQFASNPSTPARAEWHRQTAQPPSNRPLSSPRLSQRTRQDASCQTELAVEVDSEDDLLDYSTESSFLGCHVIGIQEYL comes from the exons ATGGGCGTTGGGCGTCAGGATGGAGCCGTGACCGGCTTGTTTGCCTGCTGTTTGGGGGATGTCCCTGAAGGACACGAGAGTCTTTTCGTTTCTCTCCTTGTCTTTCAGGTTTGGGTGCCCCCGTCCCGGTCGAGTGGAAGAATGGAGTCCTGGCTCTccccagctctcctgggagccaaGACAGCTGAAG AGCTGTCAGCCACCTTCCTGGCCCCCGAGGCGGCTGGGCTCAGCCAGTCTCCCGCTCTGGGGAGGGGCCTGCCCCCGCTTAGTTGCTCCCCAGACCTCCCGGCTGGCCTTGGAGAGATGGGCAGGAGGGACAACTTGGGAAGCTGCATCTCCTACCTCAACGCG GAACTGGGGGCCCTGGGGCTGCCTGCCCTCTACCAGGAGGACGGCTCCGGAGCAGATCTGGAGCGTGGCTTCAGCCTGCTGGCGCTGGTGAACGGCACCTGCGGGCTGCTGAATCTCTACCGAAGCCTTTCAGCCAAGCTGGGGGACATGGAGGCGGAGGAGATCCGGCGGGCCGGGGAGCTGGAGTACCTGCGGACCCGACATGCGAAACTCAAG GACCAGGTGGAAATCTGCAAGAAGGAAATTGTGGCCGTGCAGAATAAAGAGCAGCAGCTACAGAGCAGAAACAAGGAGCTGAACACCTTGCTGAGGGGAGAGAAGGACGAG ATCGCCAAACTCTCCAGTGCCCTGGCCAGCCGAGCGACCCAACACCTCCACGACATGAAGAGGAAGGAGCAGGAGCTGACCAGGCTGAAGGAGAAGATGAGCCAGCTGGTGACCGAGAAGAAGGACCGGAGAGGGA CGATCGAAATCCTCAACGTCTTGACCCGTCCCGACGGCAAGAGGTCAACCTGGAAAACCGGGAAATCTCTTGGCAA gaaggaggaggagctctACCGTGTCCAGCTGGCCAGGCAAGAGCAACGGGAACAGGGGCTGGCCCTGGAGAATGACCGCCTGAAGCAGCTGCTGACCCAAGTGGGCCGGGATGTGCAGCAGCTGATGGGCACCGATGGCCTTGCCCAG TGTGCAGAGCAAAACTTCCCCTGTGAGGCCTTCCAGGAGCAGTGGAGTCGATTCCGAAATG TTGTGGAAGCCTCCAgttctctcctgccccagccTGGGAATGCGCAAGacccccctttccccagcctcACTGAGCCCCACAAGGAGACCCTGAAGCTGAAGGAAGAGACTGAGCAGAGGAACTCTCTGGCTTCCCATCTGCAGCAATTCTTCCAG GAGCAACTGGACGCCATGGCCAGCGCAGAGCTGCCCACTCACCTGAAAGGCTCCTGTTTCCTGGAGGAGTGGCACCAGCTGGAGGAAGAGCGGGCCATGCTGGAGGAGCAGAGGCGGGCCTTCGAAGGGGAGCGCAAGAACTTCACGGAAGCGGCCATTCGGCTCGGGCGGGAG AAGCTGCAGTTTGAGGAAGAGAAGGCCCTTGTTTTGAAGCAGGAGTTCTTGCGTTCCTTGCCGAGGCTAGAAATCCGAGACCCCAAGCGGCGACTTTCGGCCCCCGTCGCTGCCAGAG AGCCTGACTGCTTGCCCAGCCGGAGGAGGCGGTCCCAGCCTGTCCGCACCCCTTACCCCCCAGTCGTCCTCACGCCAGGCCGCACCCCGCTGGCACTCTTCAGGACCCAGCCCTGGCAGTTCGCCTCCAACCCCAGCACTCCTGCCAGGGCAGAGTGGCACAGGCAGACAGCACAACCGCCATCCAACAG
- the LOC143833710 gene encoding afadin- and alpha-actinin-binding protein-like isoform X3 — MESWLSPALLGAKTAEELSATFLAPEAAGLSQSPALGRGLPPLSCSPDLPAGLGEMGRRDNLGSCISYLNAELGALGLPALYQEDGSGADLERGFSLLALVNGTCGLLNLYRSLSAKLGDMEAEEIRRAGELEYLRTRHAKLKDQVEICKKEIVAVQNKEQQLQSRNKELNTLLRGEKDEIAKLSSALASRATQHLHDMKRKEQELTRLKEKMSQLVTEKKDRRGTIEILNVLTRPDGKRSTWKTGKSLGKKEEELYRVQLARQEQREQGLALENDRLKQLLTQVGRDVQQLMGTDGLAQCAEQNFPCEAFQEQWSRFRNVVEASSSLLPQPGNAQDPPFPSLTEPHKETLKLKEETEQRNSLASHLQQFFQEQLDAMASAELPTHLKGSCFLEEWHQLEEERAMLEEQRRAFEGERKNFTEAAIRLGREDSVGACDSLPLEQKLQFEEEKALVLKQEFLRSLPRLEIRDPKRRLSAPVAAREPDCLPSRRRRSQPVRTPYPPVVLTPGRTPLALFRTQPWQFASNPSTPARAEWHRQTAQPPSNRPLSSPRLSQRTRQDASCQTELAVEVDSEDDLLDYSTESSFLGCHVIGIQEYL; from the exons ATGGAGTCCTGGCTCTccccagctctcctgggagccaaGACAGCTGAAG AGCTGTCAGCCACCTTCCTGGCCCCCGAGGCGGCTGGGCTCAGCCAGTCTCCCGCTCTGGGGAGGGGCCTGCCCCCGCTTAGTTGCTCCCCAGACCTCCCGGCTGGCCTTGGAGAGATGGGCAGGAGGGACAACTTGGGAAGCTGCATCTCCTACCTCAACGCG GAACTGGGGGCCCTGGGGCTGCCTGCCCTCTACCAGGAGGACGGCTCCGGAGCAGATCTGGAGCGTGGCTTCAGCCTGCTGGCGCTGGTGAACGGCACCTGCGGGCTGCTGAATCTCTACCGAAGCCTTTCAGCCAAGCTGGGGGACATGGAGGCGGAGGAGATCCGGCGGGCCGGGGAGCTGGAGTACCTGCGGACCCGACATGCGAAACTCAAG GACCAGGTGGAAATCTGCAAGAAGGAAATTGTGGCCGTGCAGAATAAAGAGCAGCAGCTACAGAGCAGAAACAAGGAGCTGAACACCTTGCTGAGGGGAGAGAAGGACGAG ATCGCCAAACTCTCCAGTGCCCTGGCCAGCCGAGCGACCCAACACCTCCACGACATGAAGAGGAAGGAGCAGGAGCTGACCAGGCTGAAGGAGAAGATGAGCCAGCTGGTGACCGAGAAGAAGGACCGGAGAGGGA CGATCGAAATCCTCAACGTCTTGACCCGTCCCGACGGCAAGAGGTCAACCTGGAAAACCGGGAAATCTCTTGGCAA gaaggaggaggagctctACCGTGTCCAGCTGGCCAGGCAAGAGCAACGGGAACAGGGGCTGGCCCTGGAGAATGACCGCCTGAAGCAGCTGCTGACCCAAGTGGGCCGGGATGTGCAGCAGCTGATGGGCACCGATGGCCTTGCCCAG TGTGCAGAGCAAAACTTCCCCTGTGAGGCCTTCCAGGAGCAGTGGAGTCGATTCCGAAATG TTGTGGAAGCCTCCAgttctctcctgccccagccTGGGAATGCGCAAGacccccctttccccagcctcACTGAGCCCCACAAGGAGACCCTGAAGCTGAAGGAAGAGACTGAGCAGAGGAACTCTCTGGCTTCCCATCTGCAGCAATTCTTCCAG GAGCAACTGGACGCCATGGCCAGCGCAGAGCTGCCCACTCACCTGAAAGGCTCCTGTTTCCTGGAGGAGTGGCACCAGCTGGAGGAAGAGCGGGCCATGCTGGAGGAGCAGAGGCGGGCCTTCGAAGGGGAGCGCAAGAACTTCACGGAAGCGGCCATTCGGCTCGGGCGGGAG GATTCAGTTGGCGCCTGCGATTCTCTTCCCCTCGAACAGAAGCTGCAGTTTGAGGAAGAGAAGGCCCTTGTTTTGAAGCAGGAGTTCTTGCGTTCCTTGCCGAGGCTAGAAATCCGAGACCCCAAGCGGCGACTTTCGGCCCCCGTCGCTGCCAGAG AGCCTGACTGCTTGCCCAGCCGGAGGAGGCGGTCCCAGCCTGTCCGCACCCCTTACCCCCCAGTCGTCCTCACGCCAGGCCGCACCCCGCTGGCACTCTTCAGGACCCAGCCCTGGCAGTTCGCCTCCAACCCCAGCACTCCTGCCAGGGCAGAGTGGCACAGGCAGACAGCACAACCGCCATCCAACAG